The following nucleotide sequence is from Mucilaginibacter sp. cycad4.
ATTCCGTATTATCAGTCTTTTGCAAAAAAACCGGGAAATCATAACCTATTGCCGGTTCAAATGCCGGTTTTAGCAATTGCCCATCAATAAGGTCATTAATAAATGCAATGAAATCATCATGGTCAAAATCCGGGAATTTTTCAAGCAACTGTTGTTTACTCCATATTTTATCACCAACAACAGCAACTATATCATCAAGCACCTCATTGCAGGCAATAGCACTAACCTGGTAAACCCTTTGGTCATCAATAATTTGATAAGTAATGAAACGTAAATCGTCCCCAACTTTATAAAGGGTATTGTTAAGCTTATATCCTGCCGATAATTGATTGGCATTTTCAATTTGTTTGGCAAGCGAAAAGCTCACCACAGCATCAGGCACCGCATGTTTCCTGAACTTTGCTGAAAGTTTCACTTTGTTAGCCGCACCCCAATAAACCGACGAACAACCCGCAAACAACCCAAACGGTGTAGCCCGGTTTGCCATACGGGCCATATATTTATAAAAGCTTGATAGTAATTGCGCTTCTTTTGCCTGCATTTGCTGCCCATGTGCAAAAAAAGCATCCAGTTCATTATAAAGCGATTTACTTGCTATGTAAATACTTTCCTTAATTAGCCTGTTATGCCATAATGTAAGCAAGTTTTTTTTACCGAGCTTTTGTCTGTACGACAAAGCAGCCGAGCGTAAAATTAAACCGTTAATAAAATTAACTTTCATTTATATAAAGGCAAGGTTCAGTATGTAAACAGCCAACTTAAGTTAGGCTATTTTCATTAGCAGGTTATTATGAGCGTTGTCTGTTTCTTGTTGAGCAGCAAGGTTTCCACAAAACTCAATTGGTTAATTATGCTTTTGTCAAAATTGATTTTTAATATTATTTAAGTTCATTGCGCCTTGCTTTTCGGATTAAAATTCCATGCCTTTCCACCTAACGCAAAAACTAATATATTGACAAGACAATCAAATTATAATTGCCTTGCAAGTACACTATCCAAAATATGGCAGCAAAAACTTACAAAATATAATCCTTCAGTATTTAAGAACTTATAATTCCGGGCGCCTCCGCTTATAGTCCACGTTTAGGTTATCAATTTGATAAGCAATCCGCACAACATAGCATGAAACCCGCAAGCGACGACGCTTGCAGGAGCATATGGACGACCGAAACTGCATTAATTACTCTAACAGCAACGCATCCTCATCATCGGTAAGGTTAAGCTGAATGGTATCACTCCCCGCAATCCCTTCAATGCTGCCGCGGATGTGAGCGGCGCTTAGCAGTACTTTATCCAATTGCTTTTCACGGGCTTTCCAAAGTTTTTCCATAGCATCGCGTTCGCGCTGAATGGATTGGCGCATGCTCATATACCCTTCGCGAATGGCCTTCCATTGTTCTGAAAACTCGCTGCTGGTGAGGTAATCGTACAACAGGTGCATTTTATCGCCTCTATTATCCTGCGATTTGGCCAGGTTTGATAACTTCATTACCCCATCCCTTAAAATATAGGATACTGCCTTTACCTCGTCAAAACTACAGATCCAGACACCATCACGTTCGCCAAAGCAATCCATCCCTTTTGGGTAGCATTGGGTTACGATGACGGCTACGTCCACGCCCATACTGCGCATGTCCTTTTTAAGCTTCTCGATCCAATCTGCCGAAAAAGCATTGGTACGCTTGCTTTCATAAATAATGCGGCCGCATTCCTGGCCAAACTGATTGCGTACGGTTTGTACGCAATCGGCCCCGCGTACGCCCTTTCCTACCTCGCTTATGATATCAAACGGGAAATAATTGCGTAATAATTCTTCCAGTATAAGCTCCTGGGCTTCGCCCTGCAGCTGCATGGAGCCTTGCTCCGCTTTGCGCTTCATTTCATCGGCCAGCTTCTTCTGGTCGTCAAGCTGTTTTTCAAGCTCTTTAACCTTTAACTGGTATTCGGTATCTTTTATGCTGTGGCGCTCGGCTTCCTGCTTGCGGATCTGGTCGGTAAGTTCGTTCCGTTGCTCCTGCAGCTTACGCTGTACAGCAAGCTCCATTTCCTCTTCCTTTTGATGCAGTTGTTTCTCGCGCTGTAAAAATTCCAGCTCTTTCTGGCGTGATAGTTTTAGTTTTTCCTCAGTTTCGGCAGCAGAGTTTTTGAGCAGTACAAGCTGGTTCTCAAAATCCTGACTTATGGTTTTACGCAGGTTATCTTCAAGCGTTTGCTGTAATTGCTTTTTTTCGTTGTTAAGCCTTTGTTCAAAGGCTGCCTGCTGCTGGCGCTCCTTATTTAAAAACTCCTCATCCTTTTTGCGGTATTCTTCCTCTTTTTGACGGGTATAATCCATCATTTTAACCCTGAGCTCTTTTTTATACTCCTCGGCCATAACCTCTTCTATCGGAAAACCGAAACCACAACTGGGGCACTTAACTTCTGTAGCCATATTATTTATATAAAAGCTGAAAGCAGAATACACAAAGCTTTAAGCTAATAACTTGATTATTGATACTATTCAATTACTTTATAAAAGGAAAATATTCCCTGTAAATCAAAGATAGGGATTTTACTGTTTAGCACATGATATGGTGCCCACAAGGGGTATTAACATTATTGTAACAAAATGAAACTACAATGATAACAATCTATTGCAAATGCCGTTTATAATACCGAAGTTTATAACATGCAGATATTGAGAATTGGAAAGGTGATGTGGAGTCATGATTATGACCTGGCCACATTAGGGTTGGCAAATGCCGGAGGCGCATTATTTGCATTTACCCCGCCACCACACCATTATAACGGCGAAATTATCCTTACCCCCAAAAGCCTTGTACTTGACGGCGATAGTTATGAACACATCCCGCTTGACAGCCTGGAACAATTATATTTAGGTTTTGATGAGCTTTACAAACGTTCGATGGTGCGGAACAATGGTTTATTCTGGCAACCATTGAGGCTACGCTACAGGCTAAAAGAAGATCTTATCACCTTATATCTTATTGTTGATCATACCCTTTTTGGAGCTAAAAATCAATTGTGGTTTAATACGCTTAAGCAACTGCTTTCCCGGAAAGCCTGAGTTAACCTTCTTTTCTCCTTCCTTTTACCGCATCTCTTTCAAAAACTGATCAGCTAATCAGCAAATTACCAATACAGGTTGTAAAATACCTTATAACGGGTATTTTATAAAAGGAAATATAGTGGCATATTTGCAGCGCATTAATGCGCCAAACACCATTATCACTCTTTATGAAAAAACTTGGTTTCCTGAGGTTATTCAGCTGCTTGCCCCTCATCGCCATCATCATTCCCGACATAACCGAAAAGTTTATCAATCCGGAGTTTAAATTACCCTTTACGCATATAGTAGCGGGCACAGCCCTTATTTCAATAATCGGCATTTGTACATTAATAATCCGCTATCAAAAAAAGCAAGGATTAAAAATGCAGTACCTGCACTCCCAAGCATAGATCTTCCACTGCCTGTATCATAAAACAAGAAAACGGCGCGGGTTATCCGCGCCGTTCCTGTTAATATATCTTTGCAATTATTTGGCTTTGCCAAACTCGCCATTAGCTTTGATAGCAACTTCGTCGCTTACCATAGCGTTACCGAATTTTGAACCGAAGTTAAAGTCAGAACGTTTGATAGTACCGGTTAACTGGAAACCTGCATCATCAGCTTTGCTCATCGGGTTTTGGATAGTACCACGGTACCATAAATCAAATGAAGCCGGTTTGGTTACACCATGTAAGGTTAAATTACCGGTAAGTTTGTAGTGCTTATCAGATGTTTTGGTGATACCAGTGCTGGTAAAAGTAATGGTTGGGTAAGTAGCAACATCAAAAAAATCAGGGCTTGTGATGTGTTTATCGCGCTGATCGTTATCTGTAGTTACTGATGCTGTTTGTATGCTGATCTGGAATTTAGCGTCGCTGAAATCAGGTTTAGCGGCAGTAATGGTTGCATCATAGTTTTTAAAAATACCATCAACGTCAGATACCATTAAGTGGGTTACTGTAAATTTAACGTTTGAGTGGGCTTTGTCTACAGTCCAGGTAGTTTGTGCTGATGCCGTCGTGTAAGTAAATGCTGCTGCTAACAGGATAAGAATCTTTTTCATTGTTTTAATTTCTTTTTTGTTTTTGATTTATGACTCAAAAGTATATAAATGATCGGGACTTTAAATAAAATAAATGTTTAAACATGTTTTTATTGAAATCGGATGACAATATACTACCATTTTAGTAGAACTTACAAGAGCAATAGGCTTTTTTTGAGAAAATTATAGCCTATGTTTTTAAGGTTTTTTGTTTGTTACGGAGCATGATCATCGCCTTACCTGCCCTTACTTTACGGGTAGCCTCCTGTTTAGCCGAACCTACCCAATCGCAATAACCTTGTTTGTATGATTTGGACAGGCTTTCAAAAAATGCACGAGCTTCAGCATCGCTGTCAAGCAGGATCTGCAATTCGGCAGGTGTGCCTTCAATATGCTGGCCGGGTTTAAGCATGGTCTTTTATCTGGGTTTACTTCCTGATAAAGATAATATTAATTGGGATTAACGCCCGGTTGAAAAACCATAATTACGGCGAGTAAAACTACTAAAAGGAATGAGAGGGCTAAAAGTGCGTCGATAAGCAACCTTTGGTTTTTTGATTCCATATTACCATTAATTTAAACAGTAAAAGCTGCAGGTTGGCTTATGATTGAGTTACTGTAGAAACGATATCAGCTCATTATTATTATGAGAAATTTAGTTAAAAAGGCATACGTAACGTAAATTTTATAAAACCTAAAGCAAATAAAATTGTTACCTAAACGTAATTGAGATTTTACTAAATTAAAGTAATTATGTGAGATAGCCCGGCGTAATACCGGGCCATCTTTTTTAAGGGCTGTATAACCAATTATATCCACGTTATATCCACGTCTTTTTATATCATTTAACGCCGATAAAACGGCTGTTCAAAAAAACCATCTACCTTTTTATTAAACTCGCCGGCGTGCTCAACCAACGTGCCATGGCCCGAATTGGGCAGGATCCATAAATATGCATTGGGGATATTTTCGGCTATCTGCACGGTGTGCATTGTTACAATAAGGTCATGATCTCCGGCAATAATAAGCGACGGACATTTAATAGCCTTCAATGCCGATAGTTTAATATTGGGTTCTTTATAATCAAGCATAAAAACCTTCCTGTCGTTCTTTTCTTTAGCGGTAACGAAATGATAATCCTTTTTGCTGGTATATTCTTTTTCCATGTCCCTCCATAACGAAGGGATAAGCGCTGTAGAATCGGGCCAAAGGTTGGCACCGGTCGAGGCCAGTTTTATCACTTTTTCGGGATGGCGCATAGCCATTACCAGGGCATTGATACCGCCATCGCTCCAGCCTATCACATAAGCCGAATCGATGTGCATTATATCAAGCAAAGCAGCAAAATCATCAGCCATCATTTCAAAAGTAAGTGAATCGCGCGGATCGGTAGATTTGCCGTGTGCGCGGCTGTCAACCGCTATAACTTTATACTTTTTAGCAAAATAGGGTATGTTTTTTTCAAAAGCATTAATGCTGCCTCCATTACCGTGGATCATTAACAGGGGTTTGCCTTTACCATAAACCTCGGTATAAAGCTTTATCCCCCTAACATCGTAATACTTGCCGGCAGCGGCGTTATCGCCATAAACAATGCCTTTTTGCTGACTGCAGGCCATAAATGCCTGGCATACCAGTACAACTAACAAAAGTTTTTTTAACATCATGATCGGCCAGATTTAAGTTCATTAAATATACATACATAATGCACAGTTTAAACTTCTGTTGCAGGGCTCAGCAATTATTTTTTAGATAGTGCTGTAAATCAAACATGTATTATATTTGCGCACTTTAACAAAAGCGCTTTTTAAACCATACGGTTAAAACAATATCATACCTATAATTATTTGTTATAGAATGAATGTTATAAACCTGTATACATATATGTTCATGCCTGCTACCTTTCCTAAAAAATATAAAATAGTTACTTCGCTTTTTTCTTTGCTATGTGTGCTTTTCGCCGCCAGGTGTTTCGGGCAACAGCCTGCAGCAGCAACATCCAATCGTTTCAAATTTAAAACGGTTATTATCGATGCCGGTCACGGAGGAAAAGATCCCGGATCACATGGGGCTTATTCAAAGGAAAAAAATGTTTCGTTAAGTATCGCCAAAAAATTAAGGGATGCCATAAACGATGAAATGAGCGGCATAAAAGTAGTAATGACCCGCAGCACCGACGTTTTTATTGAGCTTCATAAACGTACCGACATAGCTAACGACAATCATGGAAACCTGTTCATTTCCATCCATTGCAATTCGTCGCCGCAGCGTAAAGGATCATCGAGGGGAACCTTGCTGCTTGTGTACGGCTTTCACCGCAGCCAGGAACAACGCGAAGCCTTACGCGAAAACGCTTCGATATTTATAGAAAAGGATTATAAGGAGAAATATAATGGCTATGGCGATGATGCTGTAGTAAATACTATTGTACTTAACGCGTTTCAGCAAAAATACCGCAAGCAAAGCATCCAGTTTGGCGATTTAATTGACAACCAGTTCCGTAAAACTAATGGGAGGCATAGTTTGGGCGTAAAAGAACAGGGGGTTTTGGTATTAGCACAAAGCGGCATGCCTGCGGTACTGGTTGAAACAGGTTTTATTAATAATCCATCCGATGAAGCATACCTGAACTCGGCCGGCGGGCAAAACGAAATTGTACGGTCAATACTCACTGCACTAAAGCAATACCGCAATAATCTGGAGGGGAACTGATCGATATAATTGAGCGATTAACTATCACGCTTCTTTTTTATATTTATTACCGGCATTCAAATATTTATTTCAACAACATAACAAAGCAATCGACTTTAACGGGCATTTATGCCTTATATTATCGATTTAAACCGCAATAAAAATTTATTTTATATTTATTATATAAAGCCTTATTCAGCAAAATATCTTTTGTGTTTCCCCGTTTCAAAGGCTAATCAAAACCAAAACACAAATGAAAAAAATCCTTGTCTTAATCCCGGCATTTTTACTGGCATTTCAAATTTCGAAGGCCCAAACTGAAAAAGGTTCACAAACTATCGGCATTGATTTACAATTCCAGCATCAAAAATCATCAGAGAACACCATTCGCCCAGGTTTCGATACCTATAATTCTGATTTTAAACTAACAATTTTCAACGCCGGACCCACTTACAGTTATTTTATCGCCGATAAACTTGATATTGGCACAAGCCTTACTTATGCTTATACCAAGCAAGACAATCGAAACACCAGTTATTCAAGTACTCAAACCACGCGCCAATATGCGGCTGAACTCTTTTTACGGAAATATTTTATGTTTGGCGATAAATTTGGTCTGCGCACAGGTCCTTACATAGGATATGCCCGCTACGATTTTAAATACATAGATGCCGGAACTGCAACCAGGAATAAATCAGATAACTATTTTGCAGGAGCAAATATGGCACTTGTTTATTACCCGGTAAGAAAACTTGGCGTATCTGCCACACTGGCTAATCTTTCTTATAGTCACAGTAAACTAAAAGATGATACACGGCAAACAGGGAGCGGCGATAATGTTACTTTCAATTTGATAAATAATGGTTTAGCACTTTCTGTATTTTATGTATTTGGCGGTAAATAAGCACTAAACTTCAGGGCAGTGGGATACATGCAGTATCCCCACTGCCCTTATTTACTTTACCCTATGAATGATAAACCCGTTATGAACAGTTTCCATACCTACTTTTGGATAATATTCCATAGCAGTTGTGGCCGAAAGCAGTAAAAGCATAGTCTCATCTCCGATAGCCTGTTTGGTTAGTTCAATCAGTTTTTTACCTATTCCCTCTTTTTGATAAGCTTTGGTAACTGCCAGGTCTGAAAGATAGCAACTGTAACAAAAATCGGTAAGTGCGCGTGATATGCCTACCAGTTTATCGCCATCCCAGGCACTCACCACAAGGTTTGAGTTTTGATACATCCTGGCAATTCGCTGCTCGTCATGGGTTGGACGTTTCAACCCTGCTGTGTCATAAAGTTCTATCACTTGCCGGGCTGTTGGTATTGTACCTGTTTTATAAGTTATTTCCATATTGTTGTTGAGTTGTTTACATACTTATATTCAAATGTAAACAGCATCTGCACTATCCCAATAAGCCAGGATTGAGAAAGCAGGTAGTCCAGCAAATATAAAAACGAGAGAAATCAATAAGTTTTTTGAAGTATACTTCAGGATACTTTATAGCAACTGCCTTTAATTACCATTTTTTAAAAATAACAAATACGGCCAGCACAATAAGCCCGAAACCTACCAAATGGTTCCAGCCCAATTTTTCGTTTTTGAAAAGCAGGGTTGTGAATATCATAAATACGGTAAGGGTAATAGCTTCCTGTATGGTTTTTAATTCAACCAGGGTAAAAGGGCCACCGTTTTCCTTGAAGCCGCCTTCATTAGCGGGTACCTGGAACAGGTATTCAAAAAATGCCAACCCCCAGCTTATTAGTATAATGGCTATTAAGCTTAGGTTTTTGCCCCAGTCATACTCCTTAAACTTAAGGTGCCCGTACCAGGCAAATGTCATGAAGGTGTTGGAAATAAACAGGAATGTAACGGTACGCAAGCCTTTCATTAATACAAATATTTGGCGCAAATATCGGTAAATTGAGATTGATATCACCGGCAATTGCAAATTGCTGTATATAGCGCTACAAACTGATTACTAAAACTTGAAAACCAGCTCGGCCCCAAGCGAAAGCGAGTTCCAGTTTTGCTTACCCGAAACATCGCCTAAAGTTAGTTTCTGGGAAAAGAAATTATATTTTGATTCGATACTGATCCCCAATTTAGGAGTTATCGGGAATATTACCCCTACTTTAGGAGCATAATATAGCGATTGCGACCATTTATCATAAACAAATGGATCTATGCCATCAATTTCATAACCCACAGCAAAATCAGTAAAATACACTCCTAAGTTCACACCGCCATAAACTCTGAAGTTATCGGCTACGTCAATATTATAAGCCGCGCCGCCATATGCGGCAATTACAGGCATATCTGCATAATATGTATTTGCAGTTGCGCCGGTGCCTTCAACTGTTTCTGAAATTAAATATTCATCTGGCTTAAAATTCATGTACCCTAAGCTTACATTGGCGGTAAAGGGGCCTAAAAACCGGTAAACGCTGGCATTAAAATAATTGGCGGGCTTAAAGGTATAATTAAAGTTACCTTGCGGGATATCAACACCCGTACCGGCGGCTACCCCCCAGCCATCGCTAAAATTAACTGCGCCGCTGCCGCCGCCGCCATAAGTTAAAGCCCGGCTGGAATGATGCTGGGCCATAGCAGCGTTAAAACAACAAAACAGTATAACTATTAAAAATAGCTTAAAACAGATAGCTGATTTTTTCATGAGGAGTAAATACACCTTGAAGGGAGAGTTTAGATAATGGTGTTTAGGGTTCATTTACCCGTAAAAATAAAAAAATAAAGTTAACCGGGAACACTAAATTAATTTCATAACATGTAAAAGCTACAAAAAAACCCGGTTATAAACCGGGCCTAAGGCTTTAAGGGCAGAGAAATCGCGTTTAAAACATTATAGAAGAATTAAAAGCAGATAAGTGAAAAATTCACACACTAATTTTTCCGAATTATCCGAATGTTTAATATAGAACGAATTTTAATTCGTGTAATTCGATTAATTGTGGCATACCTGCAAGGCAATTCGTGTCAAAATTTTCTCCGCGATTTCTTCGAATAACCACAATTATTTAAAAACGATTCCCCTGGCTTTAAGGGTGCTAAACAATGTACTGGCTTATCAATGATATATTTATAAAAACGACCGGCGGCCACTGGACAAAGCCGGTAATTTATTATTGCAACTGCGAATCAGGCCTATCGCCTAATTTCCGCATGTAGGCTATGCCCAATGTACACGCAATTATAAAAAGCAATAAAAAACATTCAATGTAAATATGAAAAGGAGAAATATCTTTAAAACGGCCAACTATAAAAGTAGAAATATCAGGCAGTAATAAGCCGAACAATGGAA
It contains:
- a CDS encoding GNAT family N-acetyltransferase; the encoded protein is MEITYKTGTIPTARQVIELYDTAGLKRPTHDEQRIARMYQNSNLVVSAWDGDKLVGISRALTDFCYSCYLSDLAVTKAYQKEGIGKKLIELTKQAIGDETMLLLLSATTAMEYYPKVGMETVHNGFIIHRVK
- a CDS encoding DMT family protein encodes the protein MKGLRTVTFLFISNTFMTFAWYGHLKFKEYDWGKNLSLIAIILISWGLAFFEYLFQVPANEGGFKENGGPFTLVELKTIQEAITLTVFMIFTTLLFKNEKLGWNHLVGFGLIVLAVFVIFKKW
- a CDS encoding DUF2130 domain-containing protein, with the translated sequence MATEVKCPSCGFGFPIEEVMAEEYKKELRVKMMDYTRQKEEEYRKKDEEFLNKERQQQAAFEQRLNNEKKQLQQTLEDNLRKTISQDFENQLVLLKNSAAETEEKLKLSRQKELEFLQREKQLHQKEEEMELAVQRKLQEQRNELTDQIRKQEAERHSIKDTEYQLKVKELEKQLDDQKKLADEMKRKAEQGSMQLQGEAQELILEELLRNYFPFDIISEVGKGVRGADCVQTVRNQFGQECGRIIYESKRTNAFSADWIEKLKKDMRSMGVDVAVIVTQCYPKGMDCFGERDGVWICSFDEVKAVSYILRDGVMKLSNLAKSQDNRGDKMHLLYDYLTSSEFSEQWKAIREGYMSMRQSIQRERDAMEKLWKAREKQLDKVLLSAAHIRGSIEGIAGSDTIQLNLTDDEDALLLE
- a CDS encoding N-acetylmuramoyl-L-alanine amidase; the encoded protein is MNVINLYTYMFMPATFPKKYKIVTSLFSLLCVLFAARCFGQQPAAATSNRFKFKTVIIDAGHGGKDPGSHGAYSKEKNVSLSIAKKLRDAINDEMSGIKVVMTRSTDVFIELHKRTDIANDNHGNLFISIHCNSSPQRKGSSRGTLLLVYGFHRSQEQREALRENASIFIEKDYKEKYNGYGDDAVVNTIVLNAFQQKYRKQSIQFGDLIDNQFRKTNGRHSLGVKEQGVLVLAQSGMPAVLVETGFINNPSDEAYLNSAGGQNEIVRSILTALKQYRNNLEGN
- a CDS encoding alpha/beta hydrolase, yielding MMLKKLLLVVLVCQAFMACSQQKGIVYGDNAAAGKYYDVRGIKLYTEVYGKGKPLLMIHGNGGSINAFEKNIPYFAKKYKVIAVDSRAHGKSTDPRDSLTFEMMADDFAALLDIMHIDSAYVIGWSDGGINALVMAMRHPEKVIKLASTGANLWPDSTALIPSLWRDMEKEYTSKKDYHFVTAKEKNDRKVFMLDYKEPNIKLSALKAIKCPSLIIAGDHDLIVTMHTVQIAENIPNAYLWILPNSGHGTLVEHAGEFNKKVDGFFEQPFYRR
- a CDS encoding YceI family protein yields the protein MKKILILLAAAFTYTTASAQTTWTVDKAHSNVKFTVTHLMVSDVDGIFKNYDATITAAKPDFSDAKFQISIQTASVTTDNDQRDKHITSPDFFDVATYPTITFTSTGITKTSDKHYKLTGNLTLHGVTKPASFDLWYRGTIQNPMSKADDAGFQLTGTIKRSDFNFGSKFGNAMVSDEVAIKANGEFGKAK
- a CDS encoding YdeI/OmpD-associated family protein, which translates into the protein MLKPGQHIEGTPAELQILLDSDAEARAFFESLSKSYKQGYCDWVGSAKQEATRKVRAGKAMIMLRNKQKTLKT